Within the Flavobacterium sp. 9R genome, the region TAGCTAAAAAATTAGGGGTAATATTGAGCATAATGTATCCAAAGTGAGGTGTTAAATCAGCATTCGCAACGTTTTTTACAGCTGCAGAAGCCATAGTATTGGTGGCTTGCATATAAGAATAACCAGCCTCTAAATTGATCATTTTAGTCAAACCATATTTTACAGTAACATCTAATTCGGTACCAAGATATTTGTTAAGGTTCCCTGCCAAGGTATTGGCCGATTCAAATCCGTGCAAATCAAAAGTGAAACTCAAATTATCTTTAGCATTGTATTTCGCTTTTAAGAAATAATTCAATAACCCTTGGCTTCCAAAACCGCTAGCTACATAAAAATAGTCCATGTATCCCCAAAATTTGTGTGGTGTTCCATACAAAGGATCAAAGCGATTGCTTTTACTTGTTGCAGTCACTGCTTTTGTTCCGTCATTTCCAGAAAGGTAATCGATTCCTGGGCCTACAAACCATTTGCGTCCCATTTGATAAGTAGCAGTAACAGAAGCTAAATTTGCATTAATAGAGCGACCGTCTTTGTCTTTACCTCCTTGGTGATAGATGCTTCCTGTAAGGTTCAATTTTCGAGTTAGAAAAGTATTGAAGAAAAATCCCGCAGTGTTTCGGCTCCAAACGCCTTCTGTATTCACTTTTGTAACCACTGCTGGTGTTCCACTAGTTACAGTGGTATACTTATTAAAGTCGTCTTTAAAGAATAAAAAGGAA harbors:
- a CDS encoding alginate export family protein — protein: MLTNKKHSFKKEVASTATKGYKIALLAGVITLFSVNTTKAQLTATGQIRERTEIRAGFGTLQKKGEKTALFNSQRARLNLGYSGYRFKVFTALQDVRVWGQDASSINRTTTEVNNGVLLHEAWGEISLIDTLSTIQNMSVKIGRQQISYDDQKVLGGLDWLQQGRRHDAIVFKYANKGWIADVGVAFNQNKELSSGTIYNGTNPAYGAGTNGIGTMYKSFQYLYVDKKFSFGDISFLFFKDDFNKYTTVTSGTPAVVTKVNTEGVWSRNTAGFFFNTFLTRKLNLTGSIYHQGGKDKDGRSINANLASVTATYQMGRKWFVGPGIDYLSGNDGTKAVTATSKSNRFDPLYGTPHKFWGYMDYFYVASGFGSQGLLNYFLKAKYNAKDNLSFTFDLHGFESANTLAGNLNKYLGTELDVTVKYGLTKMINLEAGYSYMQATNTMASAAVKNVANADLTPHFGYIMLNITPNFLAKK